The Claveliimonas bilis genome window below encodes:
- a CDS encoding GH25 family lysozyme — MKRNWKRLTALALAVCLTAGMAFSVDFSSNAAENDGTAAVSEENGTEAPATGQDDTASDQETGSGSEGSGTETEGTTEDSAETSDGTGDNAAVSTEESGEAEEQASNEAAEEQSEEEPQTRLANSWRYSNGQPIQSKTARSARAVSNAWEKVNGRYVNSYGDPIPGAQLKGVDVSEWQGRIDWAKAKADGIEYAIIRVGWHGNNDSHVDDWFEYNVSECERLGIPYGVYLYSYITTTAGATNAANFVLNQLKGHTLSYPVYLDLEDNSTINTDHGAIAQTFLNKITAAGYRGGVYANLNWWNNYLTSSVFNNAAWSKWVAQYNYECNYTGTYDMWQCTSSGKVDGISGNADLNFWMVKTYDQQPIEVEDPNIISYSSHMQTFGWQPTVQNGYQTGVTGYYKRLEAVKISIGDGYGDLGVRYSTHVQSYGWMDYVENGATSGTTGEAKRVEAIKIELTGSEADNYDIYYRAHCQTYGWLDWAKNGEAAGSQGYAKRLEAIQIVVVPKGSEAPGSTEKPFEKKPMAVKYQTYVNGSGWQAAVENGATNGTTGQAKSLEALKVTITDSDYTGGVKYETYMQTYGWNGEKSNGTEAGLAGGGKRLEAVRMSLEGDIAEHYHIYYRAYVQSYGWLDWAKDGEAAGTFDYAKRMEAIQIKLVEKGGAAPGETDTPSKQALLKYSTHIQTYGWKSWSFDGEQSGTTGQAKRLEAIKIDFANSKYAGKLRYKTHVQTYGWEDNWTKGGQIAGTTGQAKRLEAIQIELTDEMAEQYDIYYRVHSQTYGWLGWAKNGESAGTEGLAKRLEAIEIQLVEKGGAAPGSTEQAFIKGE; from the coding sequence TTGAAAAGAAACTGGAAGAGACTGACAGCGCTGGCTTTGGCAGTATGCCTGACGGCCGGAATGGCATTTTCAGTAGACTTTAGCAGTAATGCGGCAGAAAATGACGGAACAGCTGCAGTTTCAGAAGAAAATGGAACAGAAGCGCCTGCGACCGGACAGGATGATACAGCATCTGATCAGGAGACAGGCAGCGGTTCAGAGGGGAGCGGCACGGAAACAGAAGGGACCACTGAAGATTCGGCTGAAACTTCTGACGGGACAGGAGACAATGCGGCAGTAAGCACAGAAGAGAGTGGGGAAGCAGAAGAACAAGCATCAAATGAAGCGGCAGAAGAGCAGTCAGAAGAAGAACCACAGACTCGTCTGGCAAACAGCTGGAGATACTCCAACGGTCAGCCGATTCAGAGCAAAACGGCAAGATCAGCACGTGCAGTTTCCAATGCCTGGGAAAAGGTAAATGGAAGATATGTCAACTCCTATGGAGATCCTATTCCGGGAGCGCAGCTGAAAGGTGTGGATGTCAGCGAGTGGCAGGGAAGAATTGACTGGGCAAAAGCAAAAGCAGACGGTATCGAATATGCGATCATCCGTGTGGGCTGGCATGGAAACAATGACAGCCATGTAGATGACTGGTTTGAATACAATGTTTCCGAGTGTGAGAGGCTGGGTATTCCATATGGCGTATACCTCTATTCTTATATTACAACGACGGCAGGAGCTACAAATGCTGCAAATTTTGTATTAAATCAATTAAAAGGGCATACTCTTTCCTATCCGGTATATTTGGATCTGGAAGATAATAGTACGATCAATACAGATCATGGCGCCATTGCACAGACCTTTTTAAACAAAATCACAGCAGCCGGTTACAGAGGCGGCGTCTATGCCAATCTGAACTGGTGGAATAATTATCTGACAAGTTCTGTATTTAACAATGCGGCATGGTCAAAATGGGTGGCACAGTATAATTATGAGTGTAATTATACAGGTACTTATGATATGTGGCAGTGTACCTCTTCAGGTAAAGTTGACGGAATTTCCGGCAATGCAGATCTCAACTTCTGGATGGTGAAGACCTATGATCAGCAGCCGATTGAGGTGGAAGACCCGAATATCATCAGCTATTCGTCTCATATGCAGACATTTGGCTGGCAGCCGACGGTTCAGAACGGATATCAGACCGGAGTGACAGGATATTACAAACGATTGGAGGCTGTTAAGATTAGTATTGGCGACGGCTATGGCGATCTGGGCGTAAGGTACAGTACGCATGTGCAAAGTTACGGCTGGATGGATTATGTGGAAAACGGAGCAACTTCAGGAACAACCGGGGAAGCGAAACGAGTGGAAGCCATTAAGATCGAGCTGACAGGGAGCGAAGCTGATAACTATGATATTTACTACCGGGCACACTGCCAGACCTACGGCTGGCTTGACTGGGCCAAGAATGGAGAAGCGGCCGGAAGTCAGGGCTATGCGAAGCGGCTGGAAGCTATTCAGATTGTTGTAGTTCCGAAAGGATCCGAGGCTCCGGGAAGCACTGAGAAACCATTTGAAAAGAAACCGATGGCTGTGAAATATCAGACGTATGTAAACGGATCCGGATGGCAGGCAGCGGTGGAAAATGGAGCGACTAATGGAACAACGGGTCAGGCAAAATCTTTGGAGGCTTTGAAAGTTACCATTACAGATTCTGACTATACCGGCGGAGTGAAATATGAAACTTACATGCAGACATACGGATGGAACGGAGAAAAATCAAATGGAACAGAGGCAGGTCTTGCCGGAGGAGGCAAGCGCCTGGAGGCAGTAAGAATGTCTCTGGAAGGCGACATTGCGGAACATTATCATATTTACTACCGCGCTTACGTACAAAGCTATGGCTGGCTTGACTGGGCGAAGGACGGAGAAGCGGCTGGAACTTTTGATTATGCCAAGAGAATGGAGGCAATCCAGATCAAACTGGTGGAAAAGGGCGGAGCAGCTCCGGGAGAGACAGATACTCCGAGCAAACAGGCTCTTTTGAAATACAGTACTCACATCCAGACTTATGGCTGGAAGAGCTGGAGCTTTGATGGGGAACAGAGCGGAACCACAGGCCAGGCAAAACGTCTGGAAGCGATAAAGATAGATTTTGCTAATTCAAAATATGCAGGAAAGCTTCGCTACAAAACTCATGTACAGACCTACGGTTGGGAGGATAACTGGACAAAAGGTGGACAGATTGCCGGAACCACAGGCCAGGCAAAACGCCTGGAGGCTATTCAGATTGAATTGACAGATGAAATGGCAGAACAATATGACATCTATTACCGTGTACACTCTCAGACATATGGCTGGCTTGGCTGGGCGAAAAACGGCGAGTCTGCCGGAACAGAGGGACTGGCAAAACGTCTGGAAGCTATTGAGATCCAGCTGGTAGAAAAAGGCGGAGCAGCTCCGGGAAGCACAGAGCAGGCTTTTATAAAGGGTGAATAG